Part of the Micropterus dolomieu isolate WLL.071019.BEF.003 ecotype Adirondacks linkage group LG17, ASM2129224v1, whole genome shotgun sequence genome is shown below.
CTAATTCAGGAAATTAATGGACAATTGAAAATTCATTCATGACCATCATCACACATTGAACTCTACTGTGACTTATAATATTCCTTGTAATTTGGTGTGTTTGCTTGTCCATCAAACCTTAATGGAACTAAACGCATGTAAAATCACTATCAGAAATATGTGTGTTGAACCTTTGCTAGGTGTGTTCAGCAATTCTGACAAAAAAGCTAGTAAGAGGACTTTTTCTGCTCTAaaaaaggtcaagaatgaattATCAGGCCCAAATTATAAACcttagtttgatgttatggacTGAAACACTGATTTCTACCATATAGCCTTCTTCAGAAGTGTTAAATTTCACTATTATAATATTACTTGACTATAATATCTCACTTTAGTCGAATGTAAGAGATGATCTCATCCACTGGATTGGCGGGCCACCTCTGAACCTGAGCCGTGTATCCTCTGTGGTAGATCCCGAAGGCCTGCGGATCCTGTTTGAACATGCGCCTTGCCTCACCGCTGGACGTGCTGTACAAAACTTCGTTAATGTAGCGGAAACGAGCCGACTCCAAACGCTGCTCCATGCGGGACCTGAGGGAGGCAGAGCGGTCCTGTATCACCTCTTCTTCTGGTACCGCCGGCTCATCCTTTGTCTCTGCAGGACTCTCCCACCCAACTCTTTCCTGGGTGTGCAGCATTTTCCGTAGCTTCTCTCTTTTCAGACTCTGTTCTTTGCTCAGCTCAGGTTTCAGTTTTTTCGTGGGTAACTGGTGTTGGCCCTCTGGGATCTCCACTTCAGGTTCATCTGCTTTCTGTTTTGATCCACCTGCAGAAGATTCAGTTGCACCTTTTTCAACTTTGCcaccctttgtttttttctcattgtcaagccgctgcttttcttttctgagtgtctgtgtttctgttgcacagGATGTGCCAGTgccctcttctttctttttccttttctgtggTTTACGTTCCTTTTTCTCAGCTGGTGTCTGACTGATTgtttcactgttgttgttgctatatGAATCTGTTTTGACTTGTTCCATTGgcttctgtttctctgcagattcGAGTTTATTTACTTCCTTCTCGAGTTTATTCtggctgtatttatttttacatttcctcttgttcttcattttgtttttccactgttGTCTGCTCAGTTTCTCTGTGTTCTCTGGATCGTTTATGTTTGCCTTTGCAGATTTTGTAATTCCTTTATTCTTGGTCTCGCCCACAGATGTGGTTTTTACCTTTTGAGTgcctttaaaaagaaagaaaacatttaaatattatctCATGTTTAAATTGTGTAAACACCAACTTTGTTCTGTTGTATGAATCCATTAAATACATATTAACACTGTGCAATGTAAATAAAATCTAAAGCCTTTAACCAGTTAATTACTCACCAAAtgtgtctttcttcctctttgttaTTACAGGCTTCTCCTCATTAACAGTCTGATCTAAGCTGTCGTTCTCTTGCTGCTCTCCTGTTGTCTCTGCTTGTTTTCGCCTTTTCCTTCTGTACTTCTTTTTCTTGCTATGCGATGGGGCCACTTCTGTATCGCTGTCACTGTCCTGCTGATGGTCATCACTCTTCCACTCTGGTACTGATCCCAGTGTCTGGAGGGTCCGCAGCAGGCTCTTCTTTCCAACAACCTTAGACTGACAAGGGCATGAATGCAGTTAATGTAATTTGTCTTTTAAATGACATGTGCACCCTAATGATGGACAAGATAATACATACTGTATCAAGATAAGCAGTATCACTTTTGCAGCATTACTGTGGGAAATCATATTTTAATAAGGAAAAACTTTAATATAACATTTGTTGATGACTTTGCTCAGGAAAGGAAAACTGTTTTTATCGTATGCGTGTGTGGTGTGCATATGTTGATCTCAAGGGTTTTTTAACCtgaattaaatacattttcaaatgtgtactgtatgtgttgttgttttttgtgcatttatctattttttcctttttctattCCATATTTGACTGTCCCCCAGAACTTGAATCATTAAAACAAgtaacaaacactcacacaaaaataaataaacaaaacaaactatgaaaattaatttgtttaattgCTGACTATCCTCTGGCCATTTCCATCCATCTAACAGTAATCAGTCTCACTAActgcttttgtattttgtatttacataaCACAGGGGcctaaataaacatatatatcaTATACTATTATAGGTGGTATGGGAATACTGGCTAGCTCTGATGTCAGTACACCTTACTTGCAGCAGGTAACTAAACAGAATCGGTATTTACCTTGGCATTTGTGCTGTTCGCCTTCTGGGTGTTTCTGAGGACAGTGTTGCTCAGGACTTGAGCGGCTTGTTCGTCATTCCAGTCTTCATCCTCATTAAACATTTTCAGCGTTTTCCCCGAGGACTGTAAGGAACAAGCAAACATATGTAAAACACTGCTGGGGATGAGGAAACCCCTGCCAGTGTCACTTCTTCTCTATCACCGCGCTAACTCTGCTAACTCAGATACTCACAGGTTTGTCCACGAAGCAGCAGCGCGTTGTAAATCTGTCAAACGCCTCGTTTCGTCGATGACGGTGTTTCTATAACAAGTTTACTTTCATGAACATGTAGCTACATTTAACAGTCGCCGAAATATCTTGTCAAAAGGAAAAGCCACGTTGGTTCCACTCATGTGCGTGAAGGAAGCAAAACAGAACTACAAGCGCATGTGGATGACGTAGGCACACCAGAGATTTATGGGACATGAGGTTTTTAGTAGTAATGGCGTTAGAAACCACAAATAGAGATGCATCTGTTGTTATTCTTTATTTGTAGAGTAAAACATTCAACCATTTGtatctataataataacaacaacaacaacaacaacaataataacatttcCAAAGCAGTATTTTTCATAATCCAAAAAAcatatctgtgtttttattgggATAGTCTCAGCTTATTGGCTGGATGTCTAGCATTAAATTAAACCAATTCAGAAATACTAACccaattaaaacaaacatacaataaacacacacacaaaccttggTATTTTAGTACATAACAGTAAACGTGTTAAGAGAAAATAAACTAAGAATAGAAATAATTGaaatttacaacattttaaaatacatgtgttttaaaatgaaaagcgatgttcaaaataaagataatggAAAATGCAAAATGTTGACTAAAGATTGTGCAATTGTTCATAGTTTGATGAATatgtgcagtgttttatttaaccttttgtcaatttttaaactgttaaagaaacaatattttatttcagtcgtttaaaaaaatctttgcaataaCAAGTAAACCTTAAGTTTAAAATAGAAACTTGGAGAAAAGAGGACTTCCAGCCTAGAGAGACTGTTTTTATGTAGGCTAAAGGCTACATATTCACTTTATGGTGAAATTTATAAGCATTATGTCATATAACTTAACACTATTATACAAAATAAATGGTGTTGTTTTAGGGTAGATTTTCCCCTTGGGACATGCACATAAGCAGttgtggaaagtaactaagtatatttactaaagtactgtatttaagaacaattttgaggtacttgctACTTTATACTCTACCACAACAATATTGGAAATATTGCacattttactccactacattataatatatatatacatttaatttcCAGATTCAAAGCAATGATACAAATAATCAAATGAATTATGATGTATCCTTCatcacagatttaaaaaatactttattgatcgcAGAGGGGAAATTTAGTTTATGCGTACACATACAAGGAGTTTTACTTCAGTTTTTAGGGTGCTATGAACAGTTCCAATAGAATTAAAGATAGACATAATGAACAATAAAGCtgaacaaagacagacaaattAAACATAGAActatacacatacataatatacaaataaaagtaGGTGAAAAATGagtatataaaaatgtacattagAAGCAACTCtgaccaaaaacacaaaatggccTGTTTCTGTAAATAGTAAACAATAGAAATAGTGCAAAGAA
Proteins encoded:
- the rrp8 gene encoding ribosomal RNA-processing protein 8 → MFNEDEDWNDEQAAQVLSNTVLRNTQKANSTNAKSKVVGKKSLLRTLQTLGSVPEWKSDDHQQDSDSDTEVAPSHSKKKKYRRKRRKQAETTGEQQENDSLDQTVNEEKPVITKRKKDTFGTQKVKTTSVGETKNKGITKSAKANINDPENTEKLSRQQWKNKMKNKRKCKNKYSQNKLEKEVNKLESAEKQKPMEQVKTDSYSNNNSETISQTPAEKKERKPQKRKKKEEGTGTSCATETQTLRKEKQRLDNEKKTKGGKVEKGATESSAGGSKQKADEPEVEIPEGQHQLPTKKLKPELSKEQSLKREKLRKMLHTQERVGWESPAETKDEPAVPEEEVIQDRSASLRSRMEQRLESARFRYINEVLYSTSSGEARRMFKQDPQAFGIYHRGYTAQVQRWPANPVDEIISYIRLKPSSLVVADFGCGDCKIARSVKNKVHSFDLAAACELVTVCDMASVPLHGGSVDIAVFCLSLMGTNLADFLAEANRVLKMGGVLKIAEVASRFENVRSFVTALASLGFKLASKDTENTHFYSFEFMKTGDSPENVKKFGLQLKPCVYKKR